A segment of the Methanobacterium sp. genome:
ACAAACAGTCCAAAACTACATAGAAACCAACAAAACACTACCCACAACAGTAACCATAGGAACAACCAAACTAAACATGGCACAATTCCTATACCTAGCCACAACAGCAACCACACTACTAAACAACGGAAAACCAACCACAACAACCATAAACGTAGGCCAATACACACTACCAACCACCAGCACAGAACAACTAACCACCGAACTTCTATTCAAAGGGGACTATGTGGACTTTGCTCAGCGAATAGTTGAGTATATGAACAGTAACAAAATAGCACCCAGTTATGGAAATGCAAATATTGGACAAGTTGGTTACAAGTCCCAGATCTACATTTACAGTAGAATACTCAGTTACTACAAGACAAACAAGGTACTACCATCCAATATAGTTGTTAAAACTTGGTCAACTTTCAACATACCAACTACTGGAATTAACGTCACATTTACCATAGATCAAATTGCAGAGACAGCAACTGGTGTCAAAAACAACGTGGACCTTTATAAATACTTACCTGCAACCGCTAATGTTGCAGGGGTAAAGATCAGCATTGCCCAGTTCCTATATCTAGCTACTAAGGCTACTGCACAGATTAACAGTAAAAACTACAATCCAATAACATTGGAGAACTACAATCTACCTTCCTCAAGTTCCGAGAGTATGAGCAGTGGTTCAATTAGTTTATCGGAGTATGTGGACTTTGCCAGCAGAATAGCTAGTTACATGGTAACTAATAAAGTGGCACCATCTTGTGGAGTGGTGGGTCTGGGATATCTCGGTTACGAGACTCAGATTTACATGTTCAGCCAAGTACTGGATTCTTACAAAACAAAAGGTGCATTGCCTAGTTCCATCAGTGTAAAACCTTGGATTACAGTGGTTTACAGTATACCCGCCGAGTATTATGTATATCTTACAGCGACTTCTAATTGTCAGTCTGATAACGCACAGATCATAGCTCTGGCCAACAGTATCACTGCCAGTGCCAGTACACCTTACGAACAAGCCGTGCTAATATTCAACTGGGTAAGGGATAATATTGGTTATTCCTTTTACTATAACACCAAGTATGGTGCAGTTGGAACACTGAATGCCGGAACAGGGAACTGTGTTGATACTTCACACCTGTTAATAGCTCTTCTAAGAGCGAAAAACATCCCCACACGTTACGTGCATGGTTACTGTCGTTTCTCAAGTGGCAGCTGGTACGGTCATGTATGGTCAGAAGTATATGTCAATGGTCAATGGTACACAGCAGATGCTTCCAGTTCAAGTAATACCTTTGGTACTATAAACAGCTGGAACACAGCAACAGCAACTATATATAACAGATACGCATCATTGCCGTTTTAAAATATAAAAAACCCCCTTTTCTTTTTTTTATTCTTTTTTTGAAAATTAGTTTAGGAATTAGATTCACTTTTTTGAAATGATTCATTTTCCAAGAATTTATTAATATTAAATTCACATAGATAGCTTTACATAAGTTTTTAGTAGAAATATAAATTATCCTGTTCATTTTCTCTTAAAATGGTGGAAATTATGAAAATCGCAGTAACTGGAAAGGGAGGGGTGGGCAAAACCACACTGGCAAGTACTCTGGCAGTTATTTTATCAAAAAAATATAAAGTATACGCCATTGATGCCGATCCTGACATGAACCTGGCCGGCAGTCTAGGGATACACAAATCAATAACACCCCTATCCAAAATGAAAGATCTCATTAAGGAAAGAACTGGTGCAGAACCTGGATCATCATTTGGAGAGGTGTTTAAGATGAATCCAACCATATCTGATCTTCCAGAGTCTCTTTCAACCGATTATGACCCTGAAGGTCGTCTTAAAATACTGATTATGGGCACGGTTGATAAGGGTGGGGATGGATGCGTATGCCCGGCATCAGTGATGTTAAAGGCCATTTTGCGAAATCTGATTATTAAAAAAGATGAAATGGTAATTTTAGACATGGAAGCAGGAATAGAACACTTGGGAAGGCGTACTGCAGAGGCAGTGGATATT
Coding sequences within it:
- a CDS encoding AAA family ATPase, coding for MKIAVTGKGGVGKTTLASTLAVILSKKYKVYAIDADPDMNLAGSLGIHKSITPLSKMKDLIKERTGAEPGSSFGEVFKMNPTISDLPESLSTDYDPEGRLKILIMGTVDKGGDGCVCPASVMLKAILRNLIIKKDEMVILDMEAGIEHLGRRTAEAVDIMIIVAEPGLKSLETASRIKKLATDIGIRNVVAVINKVASEAEEKFVEEKLKEMDVDVLGSIPRDDLVVRADMEGQPIIDYPDSAALQSIRIIAENILNHYPSN
- a CDS encoding transglutaminase family protein — protein: QTVQNYIETNKTLPTTVTIGTTKLNMAQFLYLATTATTLLNNGKPTTTTINVGQYTLPTTSTEQLTTELLFKGDYVDFAQRIVEYMNSNKIAPSYGNANIGQVGYKSQIYIYSRILSYYKTNKVLPSNIVVKTWSTFNIPTTGINVTFTIDQIAETATGVKNNVDLYKYLPATANVAGVKISIAQFLYLATKATAQINSKNYNPITLENYNLPSSSSESMSSGSISLSEYVDFASRIASYMVTNKVAPSCGVVGLGYLGYETQIYMFSQVLDSYKTKGALPSSISVKPWITVVYSIPAEYYVYLTATSNCQSDNAQIIALANSITASASTPYEQAVLIFNWVRDNIGYSFYYNTKYGAVGTLNAGTGNCVDTSHLLIALLRAKNIPTRYVHGYCRFSSGSWYGHVWSEVYVNGQWYTADASSSSNTFGTINSWNTATATIYNRYASLPF